From a region of the Dickeya poaceiphila genome:
- the ugpE gene encoding sn-glycerol-3-phosphate ABC transporter permease UgpE, protein MIENRRGLDVFSHVMLVVAIMVVLFPLYVAFIAATMSQEQMSQVPMSLLPGGHLWENVAYIWRHGVGDNNSAPFGLMLFNSFVMALAITIGKISVSMLSAYAIVYFRFPCRNLFFWMIFSTLMLPVEVRIFPTVEVISHLNMTNSYVGLTLPVMASATATFLFRQFFMTLPDELLEAARIDGAGPMRFFFDMVLPLSKTNLAALFVITFIYGWNQYLWPLLIVNDPHLGTAVAGIQSMIATGDTATPWHQVMAAMLMTMLPPLLVVLLMQRWFVRGLVDSEK, encoded by the coding sequence ATGATTGAGAACCGTCGCGGGCTGGATGTCTTCAGCCACGTCATGCTGGTGGTCGCCATTATGGTGGTGTTGTTCCCGCTGTATGTGGCGTTTATCGCTGCCACCATGAGCCAGGAACAGATGTCGCAGGTGCCGATGTCGCTGCTCCCCGGTGGGCACCTGTGGGAAAACGTGGCCTATATCTGGCGGCACGGCGTGGGCGACAATAATAGTGCGCCGTTCGGCCTGATGCTGTTTAACAGCTTTGTGATGGCGCTGGCGATCACCATCGGCAAGATCAGCGTGTCGATGTTATCGGCTTACGCGATTGTTTATTTCCGTTTCCCATGCCGTAACCTGTTTTTCTGGATGATCTTTTCCACCCTGATGCTGCCGGTGGAAGTGCGTATCTTCCCGACGGTTGAGGTGATTTCTCACCTCAACATGACCAACAGCTATGTTGGGTTGACGCTGCCGGTGATGGCGTCTGCCACCGCCACGTTTCTGTTCCGCCAGTTCTTTATGACGCTGCCGGATGAACTGCTGGAGGCGGCGCGTATCGACGGCGCCGGCCCGATGCGCTTTTTCTTCGACATGGTGTTGCCGTTGTCTAAAACCAATCTGGCGGCGCTGTTCGTCATCACCTTTATCTATGGCTGGAACCAGTACCTGTGGCCGCTTCTGATCGTCAACGACCCGCATCTTGGCACCGCTGTCGCCGGGATTCAGAGCATGATCGCCACCGGCGACACGGCGACGCCCTGGCATCAGGTGATGGCGGCGATGCTGATGACGATGCTGCCGCCGCTGTTGGTAGTGCTAC